One segment of Polyodon spathula isolate WHYD16114869_AA chromosome 20, ASM1765450v1, whole genome shotgun sequence DNA contains the following:
- the LOC121295274 gene encoding FERM domain-containing protein 7-like, with protein sequence MCESRSRSEFCKSSEKTAKAARKRYKEKKLQLKVLFLDDTEQTFEVEQGILGSDFYNKVCGYLKLLEKEYFGLEFRNHTGSYVWLELLKPIAKQVKNANEISFKFIVKFFPPDPGQLQKELTRYLFALQIRQDLANGGLPCNDNSAALLVSHILQSEMGDFDEELDIQQLECKQYLPNQEYLDNKIMRFHQKHRGQLPAESDVQLLEIARKLDMYGIRPHPANDGEGMKINLAAAHMGVLVFQGNTKINTFNWAKIRKVSFKRKHFLIKLHSKIVPSCKDTVEFTMVSRDACKAFWKMCVEYHAFFRLSEEPQSRHKSLLCSKGSYFRYSGRTQKQLLECVGRGEKRNLPFERKHCKAHYDTRQCRSSPDLLTDVSTQAHEQTHSDDTDKHSEQAPPAALAGKRSKSAVEVIFAAELERSKPEADPASFNHSRSSSFSCFEAEGRPDVLQGQRSCMYFVRSNSIAEVDRSRMITNPQLLRHTASPNYALSAKQTDGFVSSASFYLECPPPLPMHASLLEDVIRSSSFSNPSSMSPASRGLQKNRCDGLYQVEVTSCGSRINVGREEAGHRAENPNYQVALPKRSWSQCDMKFLHTAHSTEFRSLAHYHYPSRKPSLVRQVLPQHVGADRRNSVCTTERYVGSGTDGSDSDSDIIYPYYYPVLGKLVKAAPLARLRVSSGSLQLDEEDEDSFNNGDCASASPLTASTKLLS encoded by the exons CAAGGGATCCTTGGAAGTGACTTCTACAATAAAGTGTGTGGCTACCTGAAGCTGTTAGAAAAAGAGTACTTTGGTCTTGAGTTCAGGAACCATACTGGGAGTTAC GTGTGGCTGGAATTGCTGAAACCGATTGCAAAACAAGTTAAAA ATGCAAATGAGATTTCATTTAAGTTCATAGTGAAATTTTTCCCACCGGATCCAGGACAACTTCAGAAAGAACTAACAAG GTATCTCTTTGCCTTGCAAATCAGGCAGGATTTGGCTAATGGAGGACTTCCATGTAACGACAACAGTGCAGCGCTTTTGGTGTCTCATATCTTACAAT CAGAGATGGGTGATTTTGATGAAGAGCTAGACATACAGCAGCTAGAGTGCAAGCAGTACCTCCCGAACCAAGAATATCTGGACAACAAGATCATgcgatttcaccaaaaacacag AGGGCAATTGCCAGCAGAATCCGATGTTCAGCTTCTGGAAATAGCCAGGAAGTTGGACATGTATGGAATCAGACCACATCCAGCTAATGACGGGGAAGGAATGAAGATCAACCTTGCTGCTGCACACATGGGCGTGCTCGTCTTTCAG GGCAACACGAAAATAAACACCTTCAACTGGGCCAAAATCCGAAAAGTGAGTTTCAAGAGGAAACATTTTCTGATTAAGCTTCATTCAAAAATTGTT CCATCCTGCAAGGACACCGTGGAGTTCACCATGGTGAGCCGCGATGCCTGTAAGGCCTTCTGGAAGATGTGTGTTGAGTACCATGCATTCTTCAGGCTTTCTGAAGAGCCCCAATCAAGGCACAAGTCCCTTTTATGCAGCAAGGGCTCATATTTCAGATACAG CGGCAGAACCCAGAAGCAGCTTCTGGAATGTGTGGGTAGAGGGGAGAAAAGGAACTTGCCTTTCGAAAG AAAACACTGTAAAGCTCACTATGATACACGGCAGTGCAGATCATCGCCAGACCTTCTGACAGATGTATCAACACAG GCGCATGAACAGACACACTCTGatgacacagacaaacacagcgaACAAGCTCCGCCGGCAGCCTTGGCTGGAAAACGCAGTAAGTCAGCAGTGGAGGTAATCTTTGCTGCTGAACTGGAACGATCCAAGCCTGAAGCCGACCCTGCTTCCTTCAACCACTCAAGGAGCAGCTCCTTCTCCTGCTTTGAGGCGGAGGGACGACCTGATGTGCTGCAGGGCCAGAGAAGCTGCATGTATTTCGTGAGGAGCAACAGCATCGCCGAGGTGGACCGCAGCAGGATGATCACCAACCCACAGCTCCTGAGACATACTGCTTCCCCAAATTATGCCCTGTCCGCAAAGCAGACAGATGGTTTTGTCTCGAGCGCATCCTTCTACCTGGAGTGTCCGCCCCCACTCCCAATGCATGCCTCGCTGCTGGAAGACGTTATCAGGTCTTCCAGTTTCTCGAACCCCTCCTCCATGTCTCCTGCTAGTAGAGGCCTTCAAAAAAACAGATGCGATGGTCTGTACCAAGTCGAAGTTACAAGCTGTGGTAGTAGAATTAATGTAGGGAGAGAGGAAGCTGGACACAGGGCAGAGAATCCAAACTACCAGGTTGCACTTCCTAAGCGGTCTTGGAGTCAGTGTGATATGAAATTCCtgcacacagctcacagcacagAGTTTAGATCGCTGGCACATTACCATTACCCATCCAGGAAGCCGAGTTTGGTGCGGCAAGTGTTACCACAACATGTGGGTGCGGATCGAAGAAACTCTGTCTGTACGACAGAAAGGTATGTTGGTAGTGGAACAGATGGTAGTGATTCAGACTCTGACATCATCTATCCTTACTACTACCCTGTACTAGGCAAGCTTGTTAAAGCTGCCCCCCTTGCCAGGCTGCGAGTATCCTCTGGTAGCCTCCAGCTGGACGAGGAAGATGAGGATTCCTTTAACAATGGCGACTGTGCGAGTGCAAGTCCATTAACAGCCTCTACCAAGTTACTGTCATAA